In the Solanum pennellii chromosome 5, SPENNV200 genome, one interval contains:
- the LOC107019780 gene encoding CASP-like protein PIMP1 has product MATNSFDTFDIYGFPIKVDSTDIHVYRYMISADVIGMAYTLLLLVLTFFQVKSGKPIDGGLAYFEFYGDKIILFLLATGAAAGLGLTVEYNRLKDNDETTQNIQNFINIANASASVLLLGSISSTISSIISSLNLPKRSSS; this is encoded by the exons ATGGCTACTAATagttttgatacatttgacatttATGGTTTCCCAATCAAGGTTGATTCTACTGACATTCATGTTTACCG GTATATGATATCTGCAGATGTGATTGGAATGGCCTACACTTTGCTATTACTTGTGTTAACATTTTTCCAAGTGAAATCTGGAAAACCCATTGATGGTGGCCTTGCTTATTTTGAATTCTATGGTGATAAG ataattttattcttattggCTACTGGTGCTGCTGCTGGATTAGGATTAACAGTGGAATATAATAGACTTAAGGACAATGATGAGACTAcccaaaatatacaaaattttatcaaCATAGCAAATGCTTCTGCTAGTGTGCTTCTTCTTGGATCTATTTCCTCTACTATTTCCTCTATCATTTCTTCTCTCAATCTTCCAAAGAGATCTTCTTCGTAA